In one window of Mercurialis annua linkage group LG4, ddMerAnnu1.2, whole genome shotgun sequence DNA:
- the LOC126676927 gene encoding protein NLP7-like gives MPEQEDDSKSKDSTAVYGFGGVGENNLMDMDLDLENSWSLDQISFLSNNNHHNNNFNNPLSPFLLTSSDHQLPCSPLWAFSDADDDNNNTNKFATSAAATSAAAGLRFSDYPLLVACNPNSGTEAPAVSDEKKKLPSPLLGLMPIDNPDGYCIIKERMTQALRKFKDSTEQHILAQIWAPVKNGGRYVLTTSGQPFVIDSHSNGLHQYRMVSAMYVFSMDGESDGELGLPGRVFQQKLPEWTPNVQYYSSREYSRRDHALSYNVQGTVALPVFEHSGQHCVGVLELIMTSQKINYAPEVDKVCKALEAVNLKSSEMLDHPTAQICNEGRKNALAEILEILTVVCETHKLALAQTWIPCMHRSVLAYGGGFKKSCTSFDGSCNGQVCMSATDLASYVVDPHMWGFRDACLEHHLQRGQGVAGRAFLSHSACFCQDITQFCKTDYPLVHYARLFGLTGCFAICLRSSHTGDDDYVLEFFLPTTISDSFQQKALLGSILATMKPHFQSLKVASGMDLDEEEGFVEIIRTSANGRVDLSLEYVRIPQSPKSPPDANALPIEDTQMQSRKNPLVEDLDVVDNECNPGHAEGSHTLNLLENKGTKKTSGKRGKTEKTISLEVLQQYFAGSLKDAAKSLGVCPTTMKRICRQHGISRWPSRKINKVNRSLSKLKRVIESVQGAEGAFDLTPLATSPLPVAVGSISWPSNLNGCTQQNSPNCKSPEPHVEKIGSPICKTPESDGRTGTVDHLGSRILSREELFHQNGFSPELGQSSKRIKAGSGSREESVGTPTSHGSCQGSPANDSMPAKDASFSPAREQCSKAIGSPELTYQAKGETNMTSPYLIPDALVAREPFREMLIRDAGSSKDLRNLCRAVAADVFVDERVPESSWTNHPSQDLPSPQVMAALEHATAIVATRQEMKSVTIKATYRDDIIRFRIALSCGIVELKEEVAKRLKLEVGTFDIKYLDDDHEWVLIACDADLQECIDISRSSGSNIIRLSVHDMSTILGSSCESTGEL, from the exons ATGCCTGAGCAAGAAGATGATAGCAAGTCAAAGGACAGTACTGCAGTTTATGGTTTTGGTGGTGTTGGAGAAAATAATCTGATGGACATGGATCTTGATCTTGAAAATTCTTGGTCTTTAGATCAGATCTCTTTTCTTTCTAATAATAATCatcataataataattttaataaccCTTTATCACCTTTTCTTTTAACTTCTTCTGACCACCAGTTACCTTGTTCTCCTCTCTGGGCTTTCTCTGATGCTGACGATGATAATAACAATACCAATAAGTTTGCCACTTCTGCCGCCGCTACTTCCGCCGCCGCTGGTCTTCGTTTCTCCGATTACCCGTTATTAGTCGCAT GTAATCCCAATTCAGGTACTGAAGCCCCGGCAGTAAGTGATGAGAAAAAGAAGCTTCCTTCTCCACTTTTGGGATTGATGCCAATTGACAATCCAGATGGGTATTGTATAATTAAAGAGAGGATGACACAGGCTCTCAGGAAATTTAAAGACTCAACCGAACAGCATATTTTAGCTCAGATATGGGCCCCTGTGAAGAATGGGGGACGGTATGTGCTGACAACTTCGGGGCAACCCTTTGTAATTGATAGTCATAGCAATGGACTTCATCAATATAGGATGGTCTCTGCAATGTATGTGTTCTCAATGGACGGGGAGAGTGATGGTGAACTTGGGCTTCCTGGCCGTGTTTTCCAGCAAAAATTGCCAGAATGGACTCCCAACGTGCAGTATTACTCAAGCAGGGAGTATTCACGGCGTGATCATGCTCTCAGTTACAATGTACAGGGCACTGTGGCCTTGCCAGTCTTTGAACATTCAGGGCAGCACTGTGTTGGTGTTCTCGAACTGATAATGACTTCACAGAAGATTAACTATGCACCTGAGGTTGATAAAGTCTGCAAGGCACTTGAG GCAGTAAACTTAAAAAGCTCAGAAATGTTGGATCATCCAACTGCACAG ATTTGTAATGAAGGTCGTAAAAATGCATTGGCAGAAATATTGGAGATATTGACAGTAGTTTGTGAAACTCACAAATTAGCTTTGGCTCAGACTTGGATTCCATGCATGCATCGCAGTGTTCTAGCTTATGGTGGCGGATTTAAGAAGAGCTGTACGAGCTTCGATGGTAGTTGCAATGGCCAAGTTTGCATGTCCGCAACCGATCTCGCATCTTATGTTGTGGATCCTCATATGTGGGGTTTTCGGGACGCCTGTCTTGAGCATCACTTGCAAAGGGGCCAAGGTGTTGCCGGGAGGGCCTTTTTGTCCCACAGTGCATGCTTCTGCCAAGATATTACCCAATTCTGCAAGACTGATTACCCCTTGGTACACTATGCGCGCTTGTTTGGATTGACTGGTTGTTTTGCAATCTGCTTGCGGAGCAGTCATACTGGTGATGACGATTatgttcttgaattttttttgcctACTACAATCTCAGATAGTTTTCAACAGAAGGCTTTGTTGGGCTCCATATTGGCAACAATGAAGCCGCATTTCCAGAGTCTTAAGGTGGCTTCTGGAATGGACCTTGATGAGGAGGAGGGATTCGTTGAGATTATTCGTACTTCCGCAAATGGCAGGGTGGATTTAAGCCTTGAATATGTTCGAATACCCCAGTCTCCAAAATCTCCACCTGATGCCAACGCATTGCCAATTGAAGATACCCAGATGCAATCAAGGAAAAACCCGTTAGTGGAGGACTTGGATGTTGTAGATAATGAATGTAATCCTGGTCATGCAGAGGGAAGCCACACTCTTAATCTTCTGGAGAACAAAGGGACCAAAAAGACGTCAGGGAAACGTGGGAAAACTGAGAAGACAATCAGTCTAGAGGTTCTCCAACAATATTTTGCTGGGAGTCTTAAAGATGCTGCGAAGAGCCTTGGTG TTTGCCCTACTACAATGAAGCGGATCTGTAGGCAACACGGGATTTCTCGCTGGCCATCTCGAAAGATCAACAAGGTTAATCGATCCCTTTCCAAGTTAAAGCGAGTGATTGAATCTGTCCAAGGTGCTGAAGGAGCATTTGATTTGACACCCCTTGCTACAAGTCCACTTCCTGTTGCTGTTGGTTCTATTTCTTGGCCTTCAAATCTAAATGGATGCACTCAACAAAACTCACCAAATTGTAAATCCCCTGAGCCTCATGTTGAAAAGATCGGGTCACCCATATGCAAAACGCCAGAGAGCGATGGAAGGACTGGGACTGTGGATCATCTAGGAAGTAGAATACTGAGTCGAGAAGAACTATTCCATCAAAACGGGTTTTCGCCAGAGTTAGGCCAAAGCTCTAAGAGAATAAAAGCAGGGAGTGGCTCTAGAGAAGAGAGTGTTGGGACTCCCACCTCTCATGGTTCATGCCAAGGCAGTCCAGCAAATGACAGCATGCCTGCAAAGGATGCATCGTTTTCTCCTGCACGCGAACAATGCAGTAAAGCCATTGGCTCTCCTGAATTGACATATCAAGCCAAAGGAGAAACAAATATGACATCTCCATACTTGATTCCAGATGCTCTTGTGGCTCGAGAGCCTTTTCGAGAAATGTTGATTAGGGATGCTGGGAGTTCAAAAGATTTGAGAAATCTCTGTCGTGCAGTAGCAGCAGACGTGTTTGTAGACGAGCGAGTTCCAGAATCGAGTTGGACAAATCATCCTTCTCAAGATTTACCTTCCCCACAAGTAATGGCTGCTCTCGAACACGCAACGGCCATTGTAGCAACCAGGCAAGAAATGAAGAGCGTAACCATAAAGGCAACTTACAGAGACGATATAATAAGGTTCCGTATCGCTTTGAGTTGCGGGATAGTGGAGTTGAAAGAGGAAGTGGCCAAGAGGCTGAAGTTGGAAGTAGGTACATTTGATATCAAATACTTAGATGATGATCATGAATGGGTTTTGATAGCTTGCGACGCAGACCTTCAGGAGTGTATTGATATCTCAAGATCATCAGGCAGCAACATAATCAGACTATCAGTTCATGATATGAGTACCATTCTGGGAAGCTCATGTGAGAGCACTGGTGAGTTATGA
- the LOC126676928 gene encoding bidirectional sugar transporter SWEET4, with product MVSSDTARNVVGILGNIISLFLFLSPVPTFVQIWKKKAVEQYSATPYLATLVNCMVWVLYGLPMVHPKSLLVITINGTGTAIEIIYIIIFIIYSDKKKRLKVVLIIIVEVVFVAVLALLVLTLAHTTKKRSMIVGIVCICFNIVMYASPLSVIKMVLTTKSVEYMPFTLSLAAFANGLAWSCYAFIRFDPFIIIPNGLGTLFALAQLALYAVFYKSTKRQMEARKGKVEVGLSEIVVNGNANSKRTGPEPLN from the exons ATGGTTTCTTCAGACACTGCTAGAAATGTTGTTGGCATtcttg GGAACATCATCTCACTCTTCTTGTTCTTATCGCCAGT GCCAACTTTTGTGCAAATATGGAAGAAAAAGGCAGTGGAACAGTACTCAGCAACTCCATATCTCGCCACACTGGTGAACTGCATGGTGTGGGTACTGTACGGATTACCAATGGTGCACCCAAAAAGCTTGCTGGTTATAACCATAAATGGAACAGGAACAGCAATTGAGATTatctatataattatatttatcatttattcAGACAAGAAAAAGAGATTGAAAGTGGTTCTAATAATTATAGTTGAAGTAGTTTTTGTTGCTGTTCTTGCTCTTCTCGTACTAACTCTAGCCCACACCACCAAGAAAAGGTCTATGATTGTCGGAATTGTCTGCATCTGCTTTAACATCGTCATGTATGCCTCACCATTATCAGTCATT AAAATGGTGCTTACAACAAAAAGTGTGGAGTACATGCCGTTTACACTATCTCTTGCTGCCTTTGCCAATGGTCTTGCCTGGAGTTGTTATGCTTTCATCCGTTTTGACCCCTTCATCATT ATTCCAAATGGGCTGGGTACACTGTTTGCACTGGCCCAACTGGCCCTATATGCAGTGTTCTACAAATCAACAAAGAGGCAGATGGAAGCAAGAAAAGGGAAAGTGGAAGTGGGACTATCAGAAATAGTTGTAAATGGCAATGCAAATTCGAAAAGAACAGGTCCTGAACCTCTCAATTAA